The following proteins are encoded in a genomic region of Limosilactobacillus reuteri subsp. reuteri:
- the tnpB gene encoding IS66 family insertion sequence element accessory protein TnpB (TnpB, as the term is used for proteins encoded by IS66 family insertion elements, is considered an accessory protein, since TnpC, encoded by a neighboring gene, is a DDE family transposase.): MLVNWHDPDHIYLVCGKTDMRKGVDGLAMVIAENYGLELYNNSLFLFCGGRNDRFKGLFWDGEGFIMLYKRFENGHLSWPRNSNEAKELSAQQLDWLLQGLNPLPIRKIQAVRLGSFY; encoded by the coding sequence ATGCTCGTTAATTGGCATGACCCAGATCATATCTATTTAGTCTGTGGAAAAACAGACATGCGAAAAGGTGTTGATGGGCTCGCAATGGTAATCGCTGAGAACTATGGATTAGAATTATATAATAATTCGCTTTTCTTATTTTGCGGCGGACGTAATGATCGGTTTAAAGGATTGTTTTGGGATGGCGAGGGCTTTATTATGCTCTATAAACGGTTTGAAAATGGCCACCTTAGTTGGCCGAGAAACAGTAATGAAGCCAAAGAATTATCTGCTCAACAGCTCGACTGGTTATTGCAAGGACTGAACCCATTACCAATTCGTAAAATTCAAGCTGTTCGACTGGGAAGTTTTTATTGA
- the tnpC gene encoding IS66 family transposase: protein MKQTAEEQIKELKQQLAMANEKIAQLTAIIKLQKNQIFGKKTEVMEPVVDGQQSLFSEQEMDQLQDPDISVTEVTEKKIKQVVRHRKAKQSGQRTTFLDGLPQVEEVIPLKDTNCPHCHQLMKKVGQHVYSREARLKPAELYCVNLIQETYKCNECINSNGSDVLVSSKMPQSLLPHSYFSSTILAKVAELKFNLALPFHRQIKFWQAVGLRVDARLLATNIIKVSQTYLEPLYDYLQELIRKESVIHMDETPFKVIDEPNETGYFWVTRSTKEFSKHQIIMFHYYNTRAGKTIGQIIGHQYRGIIMCDGYGGYSDRLYPQAKFGSCLVHIRREFYHITCLLNKEQLKNSKAYRVLQLMRPIFHEEKQLTYSNHKEKLVQRRLHVKPLMDKLYTYLENISFPQGRLKAAINNALKLRKRVYQIFEDGRVPLTNNPVEQAIRPSTLIRKNSLFAKSSAGAQANAIFYTLVATANQNHLNIYKYFKYLFDYLPNRKDAGLEAYLPWSKEIQAECHK from the coding sequence ATGAAGCAAACAGCGGAAGAACAAATCAAAGAACTTAAACAGCAATTAGCTATGGCCAATGAAAAGATTGCTCAATTAACAGCTATTATCAAACTTCAAAAGAACCAAATATTTGGGAAAAAAACTGAAGTAATGGAGCCCGTCGTTGATGGACAACAATCCTTATTTAGTGAGCAAGAAATGGATCAACTTCAAGATCCTGATATTTCAGTCACGGAAGTGACTGAAAAGAAAATAAAGCAAGTGGTGCGTCACCGGAAAGCAAAACAATCTGGTCAGCGGACCACTTTTTTAGATGGTTTACCACAGGTTGAAGAAGTTATTCCATTAAAAGATACTAACTGCCCACACTGTCATCAACTAATGAAAAAAGTGGGTCAACATGTATATAGTAGAGAAGCACGGTTAAAACCAGCTGAATTATATTGTGTGAATTTGATTCAAGAAACTTATAAATGTAATGAGTGTATTAATTCTAATGGTAGCGATGTACTTGTCAGTAGTAAGATGCCACAGAGTCTTTTACCCCATAGTTACTTTTCGAGTACTATTTTAGCTAAAGTAGCAGAGTTGAAGTTTAATCTTGCTTTACCGTTTCATCGTCAAATTAAGTTTTGGCAAGCCGTCGGCTTACGAGTTGATGCTCGATTATTGGCGACTAACATTATTAAGGTTAGTCAAACCTACCTTGAACCGTTGTATGATTATTTACAGGAATTAATCAGAAAAGAATCGGTAATTCATATGGATGAAACTCCATTCAAGGTAATTGATGAGCCTAATGAAACTGGCTACTTTTGGGTAACGCGATCAACAAAAGAATTCAGTAAGCATCAAATTATCATGTTTCATTACTATAATACCCGCGCGGGTAAAACCATTGGTCAAATTATCGGTCATCAATATCGTGGAATTATTATGTGTGACGGTTATGGTGGATATAGTGATCGATTATATCCCCAGGCAAAATTTGGGTCATGTTTAGTTCATATTCGACGTGAATTTTATCACATTACATGTTTATTGAATAAGGAGCAATTGAAGAACTCCAAAGCATACCGAGTTTTACAGCTAATGCGACCGATCTTTCATGAAGAGAAACAATTAACATATTCCAATCATAAGGAAAAACTAGTGCAACGTCGGTTGCACGTGAAGCCTTTGATGGATAAGTTATATACTTATTTAGAAAATATCAGTTTTCCTCAAGGACGGTTGAAAGCTGCCATTAATAATGCTTTGAAACTAAGAAAGCGAGTATATCAAATATTTGAAGATGGTCGAGTGCCGTTAACGAATAATCCGGTTGAACAAGCGATTCGTCCATCAACTCTTATTCGAAAGAATAGCTTATTTGCGAAAAGCTCTGCTGGAGCTCAGGCAAATGCCATTTTCTATACTTTGGTGGCAACTGCAAACCAGAACCATTTAAATATCTACAAATACTTTAAGTATCTTTTTGATTACTTACCAAACCGCAAGGACGCAGGACTTGAGGCTTATTTGCCATGGTCAAAAGAAATTCAAGCAGAATGCCATAAATAA
- a CDS encoding lipocalin/fatty acid-binding family protein has product MRFSKAILVATSIIAIGLCTSGCSSSSTSSNSSKSSAQVSSAKKEESHIVGSYRDDADGAAITLNSDGTGTYVMANPTQADIHDQLTWKKEKNNYIINLNDSNYDTPIDARLNEDNLSLVGNDEWPNQSFKRVHGDFDVDNFLKEQHAKNNSSTTKDTHSKESSTHARAALKKWASDHHKDTSKIDNLKATTDLSEPDEGWAFVDDNGTEYAIVRNGKVYPRPVIDGDTSSN; this is encoded by the coding sequence ATGCGATTTAGTAAAGCAATCCTTGTTGCAACCAGCATAATTGCAATTGGGCTATGTACAAGTGGCTGTAGTAGTTCTAGCACGAGTTCCAACAGTAGCAAGAGCAGTGCCCAAGTCTCATCAGCAAAAAAAGAGGAGTCACATATTGTGGGCTCATATCGTGATGATGCCGATGGAGCTGCTATTACCCTTAATTCAGATGGAACTGGGACATATGTAATGGCAAATCCGACGCAGGCTGATATTCATGATCAATTAACCTGGAAAAAGGAAAAGAATAATTACATCATTAACTTAAATGATAGTAATTATGATACACCGATTGATGCGCGGCTAAATGAAGATAATTTGAGCCTTGTAGGTAACGATGAGTGGCCTAATCAGTCATTTAAGCGAGTTCACGGGGACTTTGACGTTGATAATTTCTTAAAAGAACAACATGCGAAAAACAACAGTTCTACAACTAAGGATACTCATTCTAAGGAATCATCGACTCATGCCCGTGCAGCACTTAAGAAATGGGCGAGTGACCACCACAAAGACACCAGCAAGATTGATAATTTGAAGGCTACGACTGACCTATCTGAGCCAGATGAGGGGTGGGCCTTTGTTGATGATAATGGAACTGAATATGCCATTGTTCGAAATGGAAAAGTTTACCCACGTCCAGTTATTGACGGAGATACTTCATCTAATTAA
- a CDS encoding peptide MFS transporter, whose product MSKQKNLDTSFFGQPRGLSTLFFTEMWERFSYYGMRAILLFYMYYAVTKGGLGMDQATAASIMSIYGSLVYLASVVGGWLSDRVWGSRRTVFIGGVLIMFGHIALSLPFGVSALYVSIALIVIGTGLLKPNVSEMVGGLYSPEDRRRDSGFSMFVFGINLGAAVAPWAVPWAANGFGLNLFHGEMNFHAGFSLAAIGMFFGLVQYVVDGRKYLSKDSLYPDDPIDKESLRPVIIWSIVGVVALVIILGLLAAMGQLNINNIITIITVIAIALPIYYFVMMLNSKKVTKDEKSRVVAYIPLFIAAAIFWAIEESGSVVLALFAEQRTVLHIGGWHFAAANFQTLNPLFIMILTPFFVALWDHWKKQPSAPGKFAAGLVIAGLSYVWMALPAMIHGTTAGRVSPFWLVGSWFIVEIAEMLISPIGLSVTTKLAPKAFKSQMMSMWFLADAAGQAVNAQVVKYYSSATEVPYFLIIGAVSIVFGLILCLFVKKIHGLMDGVD is encoded by the coding sequence ATGAGTAAACAAAAGAATTTGGATACCTCCTTCTTTGGACAACCGCGTGGATTGTCGACATTGTTCTTCACTGAAATGTGGGAACGGTTTAGTTACTACGGAATGCGGGCTATCCTTCTATTCTATATGTACTACGCTGTTACCAAGGGTGGTTTGGGCATGGACCAAGCTACCGCAGCATCAATTATGTCAATTTATGGTTCATTAGTTTACCTGGCCAGTGTTGTCGGGGGATGGTTATCTGACCGTGTATGGGGATCGCGGCGAACGGTTTTCATCGGTGGTGTCCTTATTATGTTTGGACATATCGCTCTGTCATTACCATTTGGTGTGTCAGCACTTTATGTATCAATCGCTTTGATTGTTATTGGTACCGGGTTATTGAAGCCAAATGTTTCAGAAATGGTTGGGGGCTTATACAGTCCTGAAGATCGTCGTCGAGACTCTGGTTTTAGTATGTTTGTCTTCGGGATTAACTTAGGGGCCGCTGTTGCTCCTTGGGCTGTTCCTTGGGCTGCTAATGGTTTTGGCTTAAACCTTTTCCATGGTGAAATGAACTTCCACGCTGGTTTCTCACTAGCTGCTATCGGAATGTTCTTTGGGTTAGTACAATATGTAGTTGACGGTCGGAAGTATCTTTCAAAAGATAGCTTGTATCCTGATGATCCGATCGATAAGGAAAGTTTACGTCCAGTAATTATTTGGTCAATTGTTGGTGTTGTTGCATTAGTGATCATTCTTGGATTGCTTGCGGCAATGGGTCAATTAAACATCAATAATATCATTACGATCATTACGGTTATTGCTATTGCTTTACCAATCTACTACTTTGTAATGATGTTGAATTCCAAGAAGGTTACAAAAGATGAAAAGTCACGGGTTGTTGCTTACATTCCACTTTTCATTGCTGCTGCTATCTTCTGGGCAATTGAAGAATCAGGTTCAGTTGTTTTAGCCCTCTTTGCTGAACAACGGACTGTTTTACACATTGGTGGCTGGCACTTTGCTGCTGCTAACTTCCAGACATTGAACCCATTATTTATTATGATCTTAACACCATTCTTCGTTGCACTTTGGGATCACTGGAAAAAACAACCAAGTGCTCCTGGTAAGTTTGCTGCTGGGTTAGTAATTGCAGGTCTTTCATATGTTTGGATGGCACTTCCAGCAATGATTCACGGTACAACCGCCGGACGGGTTAGCCCATTCTGGTTAGTTGGTTCATGGTTCATCGTTGAAATCGCCGAAATGTTGATTTCACCAATTGGTCTTTCAGTAACTACTAAACTTGCACCAAAAGCATTTAAGTCTCAAATGATGAGTATGTGGTTCTTGGCGGATGCTGCTGGACAAGCGGTTAACGCCCAAGTTGTTAAGTACTACTCATCAGCTACAGAAGTTCCATACTTCTTAATTATCGGGGCAGTAAGTATCGTCTTCGGATTGATCCTTTGCTTATTCGTTAAGAAGATTCATGGCTTAATGGATGGTGTAGACTAA
- a CDS encoding metallophosphoesterase, translated as MKIAVSSDLHLDLNHADVAEIITQQAHYLTRQEIDHYFFVGDAFNDFEQTSACFAELQSQLPTTKVHYLAGNHDMLKGVTYEQLENLDDDLYFHNRFIDIPQTNWRIIGNNGWYDYSFSMYESNVKEVAKWKRAYWVDRPIMQPMNDPERMAIVLHQVEEALKQAHNQQKQVIFMTHFAPIREALPHPLIESARRQRMWEMTTAMLGSKHLGALLARFLEVKAVFYGHLHYAQPLITVGNIEYRNQAVGVRRKNSEDWKGKSLLDQWISHLYTKKI; from the coding sequence ATGAAAATCGCAGTAAGCAGTGACCTTCATTTAGATTTAAATCATGCTGATGTTGCAGAAATTATTACTCAACAGGCACATTATTTAACCCGTCAAGAAATTGACCATTACTTTTTTGTGGGGGATGCCTTTAATGATTTTGAGCAAACCAGCGCTTGTTTTGCGGAACTACAATCGCAATTACCTACCACAAAGGTCCATTATCTTGCCGGTAACCATGATATGTTAAAAGGGGTCACTTATGAGCAATTAGAAAATTTAGATGATGATCTATATTTTCATAACCGATTTATCGATATTCCCCAAACAAACTGGCGGATTATCGGTAACAATGGTTGGTATGATTATTCGTTTTCAATGTATGAAAGTAATGTAAAAGAGGTCGCAAAATGGAAGCGGGCATATTGGGTGGATCGTCCAATTATGCAGCCAATGAATGATCCAGAACGAATGGCGATTGTCTTACACCAAGTTGAAGAAGCCCTAAAACAGGCTCACAATCAACAAAAACAGGTTATCTTTATGACCCACTTCGCACCAATTAGAGAAGCTCTCCCGCATCCACTTATTGAGTCTGCACGGCGACAACGGATGTGGGAGATGACGACAGCGATGTTGGGCAGTAAACACTTAGGAGCGTTACTAGCTAGATTCCTGGAAGTAAAAGCAGTTTTCTATGGGCATCTTCATTATGCTCAACCATTAATTACCGTTGGAAATATTGAATACCGTAATCAAGCAGTTGGCGTAAGACGCAAAAATAGTGAGGACTGGAAGGGGAAAAGCCTATTAGATCAATGGATTAGCCACCTTTATACTAAAAAAATCTAG
- a CDS encoding MFS transporter translates to MAEKNYSRIYLAIGSLALLTFIGILNETSMNVTYPELSAQFNVSLDVIQWITTGYLLMVTITMGTTAYLLRQYQARCLHLFAVSFFIIGDLMCALTGNFPILLTGRLIQAIATGLATPIMFHLIFTEIPRERIGMMTGMAAMVISFAPALGPTYGGVVSEMLSWRMIFWILLPIVLISLVCGQLFIRNKPLGNDKAFSYGSLITLAIALISIISAVSSIGKQGFGKQFWLLLLVAIIFFSAFIYINNHGKSELFDLRVFKVVPLRLSTVTYFNLQFINIGISLVIPIYVQYVLHSSAIVAGLILFPGSLIGAFISPFAGTLADRYGFATPVISGGTLLVIGTSCFSIFQRHLTPLLITIFFVILRIGFNFAFSNTISNASMLVQPQNAPDVNSIFNMVQQFAGSLGTSLLASTIALFQMSNSGSLMGRTYAGGRFDFILLGVLAIVTLLTMVTNYRMQQKKESISQ, encoded by the coding sequence ATGGCAGAAAAAAACTATTCACGTATTTATCTCGCAATTGGTTCCCTTGCATTACTAACGTTTATCGGAATTTTGAATGAAACATCGATGAACGTCACATATCCAGAATTATCTGCTCAGTTTAATGTATCGCTCGATGTTATTCAGTGGATTACAACTGGTTATTTATTGATGGTAACAATTACGATGGGGACGACTGCCTATCTATTACGCCAGTATCAAGCACGCTGTTTGCACTTATTTGCAGTATCATTTTTCATTATTGGTGACTTGATGTGTGCTTTGACTGGTAACTTTCCTATTTTGTTAACGGGGAGATTGATTCAAGCAATTGCTACTGGGTTAGCAACGCCAATTATGTTCCATTTAATTTTTACGGAGATTCCGCGTGAAAGAATTGGCATGATGACCGGAATGGCTGCAATGGTTATTTCGTTTGCGCCAGCGTTGGGACCAACATATGGTGGGGTCGTTTCAGAAATGCTATCATGGCGGATGATCTTTTGGATTTTACTACCAATTGTTTTGATTAGTCTTGTATGCGGTCAACTTTTTATTCGTAATAAACCGCTTGGAAATGATAAAGCATTTAGTTATGGAAGCTTAATTACACTGGCAATTGCCCTTATTAGTATAATTAGTGCAGTTTCTTCAATTGGGAAACAAGGATTTGGAAAGCAGTTTTGGCTTTTATTATTGGTAGCAATTATTTTCTTTAGCGCCTTTATCTATATCAATAATCATGGTAAATCAGAATTGTTTGACTTAAGGGTGTTTAAGGTTGTCCCATTACGGCTATCAACTGTCACTTATTTTAATTTACAGTTTATTAATATTGGAATTTCGCTTGTTATTCCTATTTACGTTCAATATGTTTTGCACTCTTCGGCAATTGTCGCGGGTCTTATTTTATTTCCCGGGTCATTAATCGGTGCTTTTATCTCGCCATTTGCTGGAACTTTGGCTGATCGTTATGGTTTTGCTACGCCAGTTATTTCTGGGGGAACTCTTTTGGTTATTGGGACAAGTTGCTTCAGTATTTTCCAACGTCATTTAACGCCATTACTAATAACGATCTTCTTTGTTATTTTGCGAATTGGATTTAACTTTGCCTTTTCTAATACGATTTCCAATGCCTCAATGTTAGTTCAACCGCAAAATGCCCCCGATGTAAACTCAATCTTTAATATGGTCCAACAATTTGCCGGCTCACTGGGAACTAGTCTTCTGGCCTCCACAATTGCTTTATTCCAAATGAGCAACAGCGGTTCACTGATGGGACGTACGTACGCCGGAGGACGATTTGATTTTATCTTATTGGGCGTTTTAGCAATCGTTACTTTATTAACAATGGTTACTAATTATCGCATGCAACAAAAGAAGGAAAGTATTTCTCAATAA
- a CDS encoding TrkA C-terminal domain-containing protein, with product MIHSIVHFMVSNQVFTLFICLAIGFLIGNYKIAGKFNIGATVGTLIVTLIVGQIGSFPRDEMLGTIFFGAFMFSVGYRIGPQLLVSLKLFGVRILIASIFWMVVAFLVGWSLFSAFKIGPGIAAGVISGALTQSATVASSLQTIGSLPVSQSVRATYEAQLPVAYALTYVFGTLGVIIFLRDLAPKILGISIAEQGPKMAEHYHFHAKNPNPTWRRTYRIADDSPLVGKTLEEFNRRSNYRIIGLAAFHDGKMTDHLEYQLQVGDLLTVIGYAVHFDRLMRVPGLTEVLTPTNAPRERAFVLGKNFKPSELALLRQHGVFVNIQDPISGNQQLINQLRPGDVISLTGNTSRTKAILKKMGRWKAADTAMNYSLFSLGIGCASLLGIIGLKLNSIPLQLGNGTAALIMGLILSSWIERHRDRKSIPVTVTSFLQSFGLTLFVGTVGLQSAQAFTSAIKSLGIGVLFIGAMISIMPHLLTMFFGRYVLKMEPLALIGAMTGSGTIAAAMNEISQKAGPEGGAYYAAAFTPAFVVGNIGITLLGPIFVALLS from the coding sequence ATGATACATTCTATCGTTCACTTTATGGTGAGCAATCAGGTTTTTACGCTGTTTATTTGTCTTGCAATTGGCTTTTTGATTGGAAACTATAAAATTGCGGGTAAATTTAATATTGGAGCAACGGTGGGAACGTTAATTGTGACCTTAATCGTGGGGCAGATTGGGAGTTTCCCCCGGGATGAAATGTTGGGAACGATTTTCTTTGGCGCCTTCATGTTCTCTGTTGGTTATCGGATCGGACCCCAGTTATTAGTTAGTTTGAAATTATTTGGGGTTCGCATTTTAATCGCTAGTATTTTCTGGATGGTTGTTGCGTTCTTAGTTGGGTGGAGTCTTTTTTCTGCCTTTAAGATTGGCCCGGGGATCGCTGCTGGAGTTATTTCCGGGGCCCTCACCCAGTCAGCTACCGTGGCCAGTTCGTTGCAAACGATTGGATCATTGCCAGTTAGTCAAAGCGTTAGGGCAACTTATGAGGCGCAGCTCCCGGTTGCTTATGCTTTAACATACGTTTTTGGGACGTTAGGGGTAATTATCTTTTTACGTGACCTAGCACCTAAAATTTTGGGGATTTCAATTGCTGAACAGGGTCCTAAAATGGCTGAACATTATCACTTTCATGCTAAAAACCCGAACCCAACGTGGCGACGAACATATCGCATTGCAGATGATTCACCGCTTGTCGGCAAAACGCTTGAGGAATTTAATCGGCGGTCTAATTACCGGATTATTGGGTTAGCTGCTTTTCATGATGGCAAAATGACTGACCACCTTGAATATCAATTGCAGGTTGGCGACTTGCTAACTGTTATTGGTTACGCCGTTCATTTCGATCGGTTAATGCGAGTGCCAGGTTTAACAGAAGTATTGACGCCAACCAATGCGCCGCGTGAACGAGCTTTTGTTCTGGGGAAAAACTTTAAACCGAGTGAATTAGCTCTTCTGCGTCAACACGGGGTTTTTGTGAATATTCAAGACCCAATCAGTGGAAATCAACAATTGATTAACCAGTTGCGACCAGGGGATGTGATTTCATTGACTGGGAATACATCGCGAACCAAGGCAATCTTAAAAAAGATGGGACGTTGGAAAGCTGCAGATACAGCAATGAATTATTCTTTATTCTCTTTAGGAATCGGTTGTGCTTCCCTTTTAGGAATTATCGGGCTAAAATTAAATAGTATTCCGTTGCAACTAGGGAATGGAACGGCGGCTTTGATCATGGGACTAATCTTGAGTTCGTGGATTGAACGTCACCGTGACCGTAAATCCATCCCTGTAACGGTAACCAGCTTTCTTCAGAGTTTTGGACTAACGCTTTTTGTGGGGACAGTTGGTTTACAATCAGCTCAAGCATTTACAAGTGCAATTAAGTCGTTAGGTATCGGGGTCTTATTTATTGGGGCGATGATTTCAATAATGCCACATTTGCTAACGATGTTCTTTGGACGCTATGTATTGAAAATGGAACCTCTTGCTTTAATTGGAGCAATGACAGGTTCGGGAACGATCGCAGCGGCAATGAATGAGATTTCGCAAAAAGCAGGTCCGGAAGGTGGCGCATATTATGCGGCTGCCTTTACTCCGGCGTTTGTAGTTGGTAATATTGGAATTACATTACTAGGGCCGATTTTTGTGGCGCTACTATCATAA
- a CDS encoding aspartate/glutamate racemase family protein has protein sequence MQQFFTILGGMGTLATESYVRLLDKRTPIHCDQDYLNYLVVNHATVPDRTTWILDHSQPDPNEALIEDIKQQSLLNPAFFVLICNTAHYSFDKLQAATEIPILNMLQETVNEIKKIKPDAKRVGLLATKGTLAANLYDPYIEKAGYELIKPTPEIADMTEDLIYHDIKEAGHSDGKKYHELVRKMIEEQGVDVVVLGCTELSFAEEMDPETKYPVADSQSIIVDRSLERALKLRQK, from the coding sequence ATGCAACAATTTTTTACAATTTTAGGTGGAATGGGGACGCTGGCAACAGAGAGTTATGTACGTCTGTTAGATAAAAGAACGCCAATTCATTGTGATCAAGATTACTTAAACTATTTAGTTGTTAACCATGCAACCGTTCCTGATCGTACTACATGGATTCTCGATCATAGTCAACCAGATCCTAATGAGGCCCTGATTGAAGATATTAAACAGCAAAGTCTTTTGAATCCTGCATTCTTTGTTTTAATTTGTAATACAGCCCATTACTCTTTTGATAAGTTACAGGCAGCAACGGAGATTCCGATTCTCAACATGCTGCAAGAAACGGTTAACGAGATCAAGAAGATTAAGCCGGATGCAAAGCGGGTTGGCCTATTAGCCACTAAGGGAACTTTGGCAGCTAACTTATATGATCCTTATATTGAGAAGGCTGGGTATGAGCTTATCAAGCCAACTCCTGAGATTGCCGATATGACAGAAGACTTGATTTACCATGATATCAAAGAGGCTGGTCATTCTGATGGCAAGAAGTATCATGAGCTAGTACGGAAAATGATTGAAGAACAAGGAGTAGATGTAGTAGTTTTGGGTTGTACTGAATTATCTTTTGCAGAAGAGATGGACCCTGAAACTAAGTACCCTGTTGCCGATTCACAATCAATTATTGTTGATCGCTCCCTTGAACGCGCATTGAAATTACGCCAAAAATAA
- a CDS encoding GntR family transcriptional regulator — translation MSSPVYIQIHNQLRQNIEDGEWKVGDKIPAERELANDFGVSRMTLRQAIQALVDEGILERRVGSGTFVANRKVQEKMSGITSFTELMHATGKKAASKTISYHLTIPSQTEVEKLKLAPDEQVLRMERVRYGNDVPICYEIATVPANLVQKFSKEEITTSFYRTLEKKANLYPGHATQHISATKATEKIANYLQIKRGDALLRMTQLSYLQDGRPFEYVHTQYVGSRFEFVFEK, via the coding sequence ATGAGTTCACCTGTTTATATTCAAATTCACAATCAGTTAAGACAAAACATTGAAGATGGTGAGTGGAAAGTTGGCGATAAAATTCCCGCTGAACGCGAACTCGCTAATGATTTTGGCGTCAGTCGAATGACTTTGCGGCAAGCAATTCAAGCATTAGTTGATGAAGGAATTCTTGAACGAAGAGTTGGCTCTGGAACTTTTGTCGCTAATCGCAAAGTCCAAGAAAAGATGTCAGGAATAACGAGCTTTACTGAATTAATGCACGCGACAGGGAAGAAAGCTGCTAGTAAGACAATTTCTTACCACTTGACGATCCCTTCGCAAACAGAGGTTGAAAAGCTAAAGTTAGCCCCAGATGAACAGGTTTTACGAATGGAACGGGTTCGTTATGGAAATGATGTGCCAATTTGTTATGAAATCGCAACCGTTCCTGCTAACCTCGTTCAAAAATTTAGCAAAGAAGAAATTACCACATCTTTTTATCGGACGTTAGAAAAAAAGGCGAACCTTTATCCTGGTCATGCAACCCAGCATATTTCAGCAACGAAGGCGACGGAAAAGATTGCTAATTACTTGCAGATTAAACGTGGAGATGCGCTCTTGCGAATGACCCAACTATCTTACTTGCAAGATGGTCGTCCTTTTGAATATGTCCACACTCAATATGTTGGATCACGGTTTGAATTTGTCTTTGAAAAGTAA